A window of the Sphingobium sp. CAP-1 genome harbors these coding sequences:
- the hslU gene encoding ATP-dependent protease ATPase subunit HslU → MNDNLTPKAIVAALDAHIIGQHDAKRAVAVALRNRWRRQHLSADLRDEVTPKNILMIGPTGCGKTEISRRLAKLADAPFVKVEATKFTEVGYVGRDVEQIVRDLVEEAVRLEKDRRREAVREAASEAAMGRLLDALTGKEASEATRLSFRQKIENNQMNEVEVEVEVADSPSMPMEIPGMGGQVGMINLSDMMSKAFGQQQKKRRKMRVADAWDKLVEEEQDKRLDQDDVARVAITSAEQNGIVFLDEIDKIAVSDVRGGSVSREGVQRDLLPLIEGTTVSTKYGPLKTDHILFIASGAFHVAKPSDLLPELQGRLPIRVELKALTEEDFVAILSDTKASLVAQYRALLATEEVTIDLTPDGIRAVAKIAADVNSEVENIGARRLQTVMEKLLEDVSFEAEDRRGETLVIDKAYVERQLSAVAHDTDLSKYVL, encoded by the coding sequence ATGAACGACAATCTGACCCCCAAAGCCATCGTCGCCGCGCTCGACGCGCATATCATCGGCCAGCATGACGCCAAGCGCGCGGTCGCCGTGGCGCTGCGCAACCGCTGGCGCCGCCAGCACCTGTCCGCCGACCTGCGGGACGAGGTGACGCCCAAGAATATCCTGATGATCGGGCCGACCGGCTGCGGCAAGACCGAGATCAGCCGCCGCCTCGCCAAACTGGCCGACGCGCCGTTCGTGAAGGTGGAGGCCACCAAATTCACCGAAGTCGGCTATGTCGGCCGCGATGTCGAACAGATCGTCCGCGATCTGGTCGAGGAAGCCGTGCGCCTTGAAAAGGACCGCCGCCGCGAAGCGGTGCGCGAAGCCGCGTCCGAAGCCGCCATGGGCCGTCTGCTCGACGCGCTGACCGGCAAGGAAGCGAGCGAGGCCACGCGCCTCTCCTTCCGGCAGAAGATCGAGAATAACCAGATGAACGAGGTGGAGGTCGAAGTGGAGGTCGCCGACAGCCCCTCCATGCCGATGGAAATTCCCGGCATGGGCGGTCAGGTCGGCATGATCAACCTGTCCGACATGATGTCCAAGGCGTTCGGCCAGCAACAGAAGAAGCGCCGCAAGATGCGCGTCGCCGACGCATGGGACAAGTTGGTCGAGGAGGAGCAGGACAAGCGCCTCGACCAGGATGATGTCGCCCGCGTCGCCATCACCAGCGCCGAACAGAATGGCATCGTATTCCTCGACGAGATCGACAAGATTGCGGTCAGCGACGTGCGCGGCGGCTCCGTCAGCCGCGAAGGCGTGCAGCGCGACCTGCTGCCGCTGATCGAGGGGACGACCGTTTCGACCAAATATGGCCCGCTCAAGACCGACCATATATTGTTCATCGCGTCGGGCGCCTTCCATGTGGCGAAGCCCAGCGACCTGCTGCCCGAATTGCAGGGCCGCCTGCCGATCCGGGTCGAACTGAAAGCGCTGACCGAGGAGGATTTCGTCGCGATCCTCTCCGACACCAAGGCCAGCCTTGTTGCGCAATATCGCGCGCTGCTGGCGACCGAGGAAGTGACGATCGACCTGACCCCGGACGGCATCCGCGCCGTGGCGAAGATCGCCGCCGACGTGAACAGCGAAGTCGAAAATATCGGCGCCCGCCGCCTCCAGACGGTGATGGAAAAGCTGCTGGAGGATGTCAGCTTCGAAGCCGAGGACCGTCGCGGCGAAACGCTGGTGATCGACAAGGCCTATGTCGAAAGGCAATTGTCGGCCGTCGCGCACGACACCGATTTGAGTAAATATGTGCTGTAA
- the hslV gene encoding ATP-dependent protease subunit HslV produces the protein MNDQRSASMPVWHGTTIMSVRKNGKVVVAGDGQVSMGQTVMKPNARKVRRLHDGSVIGGFAGATADAFTLFERLEAKLERHNGQLMRSAVELAKDWRTDKYLRNLEAMMIVADKEVTLILTGNGDVLEPLAHPNGTVAAIGSGGNFALAAARALVDYEQDAETLARKAMAVAADICVYTNDQLTIETLDSAS, from the coding sequence ATGAATGACCAACGCAGCGCCTCCATGCCGGTCTGGCATGGCACCACCATCATGTCCGTCCGCAAGAATGGAAAGGTTGTCGTCGCCGGCGACGGCCAGGTTTCGATGGGCCAGACGGTGATGAAGCCCAATGCCCGCAAGGTGCGCCGTCTGCATGACGGCAGCGTGATCGGCGGCTTTGCCGGCGCGACCGCCGATGCCTTCACCCTGTTCGAGCGGCTGGAGGCCAAGCTGGAGCGCCATAATGGCCAGCTCATGCGCTCCGCGGTGGAACTGGCCAAGGACTGGCGCACCGACAAATATCTGCGCAACCTGGAAGCGATGATGATCGTCGCCGACAAGGAAGTCACGCTGATCCTGACCGGGAATGGCGATGTGCTGGAGCCGCTGGCCCATCCCAATGGAACCGTGGCCGCGATCGGTTCCGGCGGCAATTTCGCCCTCGCCGCCGCCCGCGCGCTGGTGGATTATGAGCAGGACGCCGAAACCCTCGCCCGCAAGGCGATGGCCGTGGCGGCCGACATCTGCGTCTACACCAACGACCAGTTGACGATCGAAACGCTGGACAGCGCTTCTTAA
- a CDS encoding entericidin A/B family lipoprotein: protein MRHRLALLIGGLLLTTLAACNTVQGVGRDIESVGRAGKEVIH from the coding sequence ATGCGTCATCGTCTCGCCCTGTTGATCGGCGGCCTGCTGCTCACCACCCTTGCCGCCTGCAATACGGTGCAGGGCGTCGGCCGCGACATCGAATCGGTCGGCCGCGCCGGCAAAGAGGTGATTCACTGA